The following proteins come from a genomic window of Panicum hallii strain FIL2 chromosome 8, PHallii_v3.1, whole genome shotgun sequence:
- the LOC112902631 gene encoding auxilin-related protein 2-like: MDGIEGLLARDFGVRPQGKAAPMAGAASRPAAGSAAGAAAWSNPGRSASVASAAPSYDDLFGAPAPASASSFDSLFDSFKGPTTATSSSAARAKPAPSSAPVFDDDIFDAVPGLRPSNSSARYDDGVFGAAAPAYDDVFAAGTRSAPPPAYEDDDLLGGFGSAPRAEEKRRLAAVDDEGDDLLGGFGRKPAPVEEEGTTGGAGFDDLIPGFAGSSPPRSRKANDDNKMKPPVPTSKSTASIADDPFVVLETASASGSAYTSPGRSTDPLEDLDKPANSEGKVAADSLFEEPIAFDQAPKSDPLFTSEINGHAKDRNPPSMGRDSSPVHHSMDRNPARQSSMEDLGNVMPKSQSARYSDIHGNDMEDQSPRSTESEDDIWLTVSEIPLFTQPTTAPPPSRSPPLLKQKPLGANANGKENGHVRRSSQNHNHYTSSVDDLEGFAMGKPQMPAYDKNVFDEDFEISSSDREEKDRQERLEQEREMRLREEMERERRRLEKERQMEQQRERERERQAVERATKEARERAAAEARAKAEREARQRAQRAAVQRAQQEARERAAAEAKERAARVAAEAKERAAAEAKERAAAEAKERAAAEAKERERAAARERAAAERAAAERAQQEARKRAERAAVERAAAEARERQAAAAAAAAREKQSTPDDLESFFGADACASSAPKQRAPTPTVDSMFGSGAQGRGTANGSQRAASTSASARKASSASLFGDDLSDLFGAPASSDVFQEVEGESEERRRARLERHQRTRERAAKALAEKNERDMQVQREQAERDRIGDTLDFEIKRWSAGKEGNLRALLSTLQYILWPECGWQAVSLTDLITGAAVKKQYRKATLCIHPDKVQQKGATLQQKYIAEKVFDILKEAWNKFNSEELF, translated from the exons ATGGACGGCATAGAGGGCCTCCTGGCCCGCGACTTCGGCGTGCGGCCGCAGGGCAAGGCGGCGCCCatggccggcgccgcctcccgccccgccgccggatCCGCCGCCGGTGCTGCCGCGTGGTCCAACCCCGGCAGATCCGCTTCGGTAGCCTCCGCGGCCCCGTCCTACGACGACCTCTtcggcgcccccgcccccgcctccgcATCCTCCTTCGACTCGCTCTTCGACTCGTTCAAGGgccccaccaccgccaccagcaGCAGCGCGGCGAGGGCCAAGCCGGCGCCTTCATCGGCCCCGGTCTTCGACGACGACATCTTCGACGCGGTCCCCGGGCTGCGGCCCTCCAATTCCTCCGCGCGGTACGACGACGGTGTGTTCGGGGCGGCGGCCCCGGCGTACGACGACGTGTTCGCAGCCGGAAcccgctccgcgccgccgcccgcgtacGAGGACGACGACCTCCTCGGGGGGTTCGGGAGCGCGCCGCGGGCCGAGGAGAAGAGGAGGCTGGCGGCGGTTGACGACGAGGGGGACGACCTGCTCGGGGGATTCGGGAGGAAGCCGGCGCCTGTGGAGGAGGAGGGAACAACCGGGGGCGCCGGGTTCGATGATCTGATCCCGGGGTTCGCGGGGAGCAGCCCGCCGAGGAGCAG AAAGGCTAATGATGATAACAAAATGAAGCCACCAGTTCCAACTTCTAAATCGACAGCTAGCATTGCAGATGACCCATTTGTTGTTCTAGAAACAGCCTCTGCTTCAGGTTCTGCATATACATCCCCAGGAAGATCCACAGATCCCTTGGAAGATCTGGATAAGCCTGCAAACTCTGAAGGCAAGGTTGCTGCTGATAGTTTATTTGAGGAACCAATTGCTTTTGACCAGGCCCCAAAATCAGATCCTTTGTTTACCTCTGAAATCAATGGTCATGCCAAGGACAGGAACCCACCAAGCATGGGCCGAGATTCCAGCCCTGTACACCATTCAATGGATAGAAATCCAGCACGTCAATCTTCTATGGAGGACCTTGGTAACGTCATGCCTAAGTCACAGTCTGCAAGGTATTCTGATATTCATGGTAATGATATGGAGGATCAGTCACCAAGATCTACTGAGTCTGAAGATGATATATGGCTTACAGTTTCTGAGATTCCTCTTTTCACACAACCAACTACTGCTCCACCACCTTCCCGATCACCACCTCTTCTTAAGCAAAAACCACTGGGAGCAAATGCAAATGGAAAGGAGAATGGGCATGTTCGTCGGTCCAGCCAAAATCACAACCATTACACCTCTTCTGTAGATGACCTGGAAGGTTTTGCCATGGGCAAACCTCAAATGCCTGCTTATGATAAAAATGTTTTTGATGAAGATTTTGAAATAAGTTCATCTGATCGTGAAGAGAAAGATAGGCAAGAAAGGTTGGAACAAGAAAGGGAAATGAGACTGAGGGAGGAAATGGAGAGAGAgcggagaagacttgaaaaGGAGAGACAGATGGAACAacaaagagaaagagagagagaaagacaAGCAGTGGAGAGGGCTACAAAAGAGGCACGGGAGAGAGCAGCCGCTGAAGCTCGTGCAAAAGCTGAAAGAGAGGCCCGCCAGCGTGCACAGCGTGCTGCTGTGCAAAGGGCTCAACAGGAAGCCCGTGAGAGAGCTGCAGCCGAGGCCAAAGAAAGAGCAGCTAGGGTTGCTGCTGAAGCCAAGGAGAGGGCTGCTGCTGAAGCAAAGGAGAGGGCTGCTGCTGAGGCGAAGGAGAGGGCCGCCGCTGAAGCTAAGGAGAGGGAACGGGCTGCTGCTAGGGAGAGGGCTGCAGCAGAAAGAGCTGCTGCTGAGAGAGCTCAGCAAGAAGCAAGGAAGAGAGCTGAAAGAGCTGCAGTGGAAAGAGCTGCTGCTGAGGCTCGAGAAAGgcaggcagcagcagctgctgctgctgcaagagaaaaacaGAGCACACCAGATGATCTTGAATCATTCTTTGGTGCGGATGCTTGTGCCAGTAGTGCACCGAAGCAGAGGGCTCCAACCCCAACGGTG GATTCTATGTTTGGTTCTGGAGCTCAAGGTAGGGGAACTGCTAATGGATCAcagagggcagcatcaacctcGGCATCTGCGAGAAAAGCGTCATCAGCCTCACTTTTTGGGGATGATTTGTCTGACTTGTTTGGAG CCCCTGCATCATCTGATGTATTTCAAGAGGTTGAGGGCGAGAGTGAAGAAAGAAGGCGTGCTAGGCTAGAACGTCACCAGAGGACCCGTGAACGAGCG GCAAAAGCTCTGGCTGAGAAGAATGAACGAGATATGCAGGTTCAGAGGGAGCAGGCAGAGAGAGAT AGAATTGGAGACACACTTGACTTTGAAATTAAGAGGTGGTCTGCTGGAAAAGAGGGCAACTTGCGTGCTTTGTTATCAACTTTACAATAT